In the Lates calcarifer isolate ASB-BC8 linkage group LG24, TLL_Latcal_v3, whole genome shotgun sequence genome, one interval contains:
- the si:ch211-285f17.1 gene encoding sickle tail protein homolog isoform X9: protein MPQRSWATRKDCGSRSPKHGPSSQPSVGDQVDHLSLASLESLDAMSEADAPTAFTRGSRVRASLPVVRSTNQTKDRSLGVLYLQYGDETKQIRMPNEITSIDTVRALFVSAFPQQLTMKMLESPSVAVYVKDDMRNMYYELSDVRNITDHSCLKVYHKDPAQAFSHGPRPANGDARMHSDGQHPLRQPPMGPPTHHPMQGVLPPSPHSMPPSPSRIPFGPRQGSIPGSATIPRDRLSNANPPARSISPCPSAILERRDVKPDEDMGGKSHSLARGNEGLYADPYLLQEGRMSMATAHGPHPNPGLDGPDHGMGGFHRASIRSTSSYGGPSPTDTMDHPSLYRQKSRNSQLPTLGSKTPPPSPHRMAEVRLIDIHGGPPPHGVPPHGVPMERGSPVRQSFRKEEVTGTKPRNNMGSPVVSDLPAHLQGPIPPAGDHQTRERMKAMEQQIASLTGLVQHALLKGPNTSGTKEPLSERPPKTSSPVHSAHSSGGSPVLAPKSSAAPPDKASVPLKVNLLQFRKNVSDLRMQLHQMRQLQLQNQEALRVQLKRAEQEISVKLAEAMRRLEDPVQRQRALVEEDRHKYLGLEERVLTQLGELEQYVGSLQRDSAATHRVVTLKDVEEGAVTLRKVGESLAGLKGEFPALQTRMRAVLRVEVEAVKFLKEEPHKLDSMLKRVKSLTDTLSSLRRHATEGSQKGSDPSANIPVDNSPSAVASEAPAEALPVSVQPTSTSATLELQSSTIRSEVMPSSPVVIHHVQSSPVLMQQSQQSAALTAQPSPPLTPSPNQAPSPNLSKSQGRESPKGASSDPPSPARHKKTQGNPVNNGNQDLVIEELQTSQDKSKNRAMSIEAAEKEWEERRQNMGHYDGKEFEKILQEAQANMMKGIPSLEVEENPALPPAANAEQADVHNLAESPTGDLQPEPNSDKTVKKGPEKLLKPSMEKPAKPVLERSSKTATKPAPTDSLTKQGSEKSSKSPPPPPPRKTYPTSSSGMTTTRSGEVVYTSRKGSVSAQEGEEEVQPPTPQPKPAKVPPETKPKPATPPPVTASVTREEEDEGDKIMAELQVFQKCTVKDVGAKNLVEPTPRIEPQIKELRPGALLPLKEKKQSSEPIREDKDPDTDENGNTTMRQSQGVIYYVTGQIPKDHPPPSGTEETPEHQEPTQPPTQVSNVNVNDNSPSQEQQQQQPQSPPPKSPPPITPPPISPKPVGLNGFKLPKKQVKRSESLKTRAEMERGKMLNKINTEKKSKIIQEQVSSSKNIIPEPVEATTSTLKEVPKSSVAPTNKAPSEDSEPPKANCVDEDEGASLSPDLPGEEAPPPPDNIAFMITNTKVQALSCGEYQELVNAKKGTVQTVTVGGAANRGSTAASPTEPQDNGFNKKPVIIIFDEPMDIRSAYKRLSTIFECEEELDRMLAEERIEEESEESDTERNGGLQVKAGGTEMVDGKKASSAQGSADHASLSSSSSSSISELTDSGINLESNGDVKQDSKKKFKFRFPKKQLAALTQAIRTGTKSGKKTLQVVVYEDEEESDGTIRQHKEAKRFEIVRSKSLADSPKTSSAVLKRQSSESLCRTDEIRKNTYKTLDSLEQTIKQLETTISEMGPRSPEEPVSVEEAKAGNGKSSEGVGLKRSSSLPTSRGSGPKVPSKNSLQKKTKPQLLPRPVVVPTTTTTTASTTTTVPSAPSTIQQNTSVASPTSRMPVPLSAKSRQSPSTTDKAGKQQKLQDAQRQFRQANGSAKRVGGDHKTTSPTIPISKIPAFYPSSTKGSSQSAQNSDATNPINPSSSSSSLTKSSILSSHTPRSGSLPSSHIPSLSNGSLKLPTPSQHTGKALSFSSQTQNGRVHSSSSSSFSSSSSSSSSSPSPLSPTPLGPGGKSIRTIHTPSFTSYRSHNGSSGKSCIPTATAAKDTT from the exons AAGCCCAAAGCACGGACCCAGCTCCCAGCCCAGCGTCGGCGACCAGGTTGACCACCTCTCCCTGGCCTCCCTGGAGTCACTGGATGCCATGTCGGAGGCCGACGCGCCTACAGCCTTTACCCGCGGCAGCCGGGTTCGTGCCAGCCTGCCCGTCGTGCGATCGACCAACCAGACAAAGGACCGCTCACTAG gTGTGCTGTACCTGCAGTACGGGGACGAGACCAAACAGATCCGCATGCCCAATGAGATCACCAGCATCGACACGGTCAGAGCTCTGTTTGTTAGTGCCTTCCCACAGCAGCTCACCATGAAGATGTTGGAGTCGCCCAGTGTCGCTGTCTACGTCAAAGACGACATGAGGAATATGTACTACGAGCTCTCTGATGTCAG GAACATCACAGACCACTCCTGCCTGAAGGTCTACCACAAAGACCCAGCACAGGCGTTCAGCCATGGGCCCAGACCTGCCAATGGTGATGCCAGG ATGCACAGTGATGGACAGCACCCTCTGAGACAACCCCCCATGGGCCCCCCAACACACCATCCAATGCAGGGAGTGCTCCCCCCATCTCCCCACTCCATGCCTCCATCCCCCTCCAGAATCCCATTTGGCCCACGACAGGGCTCCATACCTGGCAGCGCCACCATCCCAAGGGACCGGCTGTCTAATGCCAACCCTCCAGCGCGCTCCATCTCGCCCTGTCCCAGCGCCATTCTGGAGAGACGGGATGTCAAGCCAGATGAGGACATGGGGGGGAAGAGCCACAGTCTAGCCAGGGGAAATGAGGGGTTGTATGCAGATCCATACCTGCTCCAGGAGGGACGAATGAGCATGGCTACTGCCCATGGACCACACCCCAACCCAGGGCTCGATGGTCCCGATCATGGCATGGGAGGATTTCACCGTGCCTCCATCCGCTCCACAAGCTCTTATGGTGGTCCCAGCCCCACAGACACTATGGATCACCCTTCTCTGTACAGGCAGAAGTCCAGAAACAGCCAGCTGCCTACTCTGGGCTCCAAGACTCCTCCCCCATCCCCTCACAGGATGGCTGAGGTACGGCTGATTGACATCCATGGTGGACCTCCTCCTCATGGTGTTCCACCTCATGGAGTTCCCATGGAGAGAGGATCACCAGTGCGCCAGTCCTTCAGGAAGGAGGAAGTAACAGGGACCAAGCCCCGGAACAACATGGGATCGCCTGTGGTTTCAGACCTCCCGGCTCATCTCCAGGGGCCCATTCCACCTGCCGGTGACCATCAGACACG AGAGCGAATGAAGGCTATGGAGCAACAGATTGCCAGCTTGACTGGTCTTGTTCAGCATGCACTTTTAAAGGGGCCAAACACTAGTGGCACCAAGGAGCCTCTAAG TGAGAGACCACCAAAGACATCATCTCCAGTCCACAGTGCACATAGTTCAG GTGGTTCCCCAGTCTTGGCTCCCAAAAGCAGTGCAGCCCCACCAGACAAGGCCTCAGTTCCTCTCAAAGTCAACCTCCTGCAGTTCAGGAAGAATGTTTCTGACCTCAGGATGCAACTCCATCAGATGAGACAGCTGCAG CTCCAGAACCAAGAGGCATTACGGGTTCAGCTGAAGCGGGCAGAGCAGGAAATCAGTGTTAAACTTGCAGAGGCCATGCGGCGTCTGGAGGACCCAgtccagagacagagagctttggtggaggaggacaggCACAAGTACTTGGGACTGGAGGAGCGTGTCCTTACACAACTTGG tGAGTTGGAGCAGTATGTAGGCTCTCTGCAGAGGGACTCAGCAGCGACACACAGAGTGGTCACCCTAAAGGATGTGGAAGAGGGAGCGGTGACTCTGAGGAAGGTGGGAGAATCTCTGGCAGGGCTCAAAG GGGAGTTCCCAGCCCTACAAACCAGGATGCGGGCTGTGCTCAGGGTGGAAGTGGAAGCTGTCAAGTTTCTGAAGGAGGAGCCTCATAAACTGGACAGCATGCTGAAAAGGGTCAAGAGCCTAACTGATACACTCAGCAGTCTGAGAAg ACATGCCACTGAGGGTTCCCAGAAGGGGTCTGATCCTTCTGCTAATATCCCAGTGGATAACAGCCCTTCAGCTGTTGCATCAGAGGCTCCTGCAGAGGCTCTTCCAGTCTCAGTCCAGCCTACCTCCACCTCAGCCACACTTGAGCTGCAGAGCTCCACCATCAGATCAGAGGTGATGCCTTCCTCCCCGGTGGTCATCCATCATGTCCAGAGCTCCCCGGTTCTCATGCAGCAGTCCCAGCAGTCTGCAGCCTTGACCGCTCAGCCCAGCCCCCCACTCACCCCCAGCCCCAATCAGGCTCCCAGTCCCAACCTGAGCAAGAGTCAGGGCCGTGAATCTCCTAAGGGTGCGTCCTCAGATCCACCAAGTCCCGCTCGTCATAAGAAGACACAGGGGAACCCAGTGAATAATGGCAACCAGGATCTTGTCATAGAGGAACTGCAGACCAGTCAggacaaaagcaaaaacagagctaTGTCCATAGAG GCAGCGGAGAAGGAGtgggaagagaggaggcagaacaTGGGTCATTACGATGGAAAAGAGTTTGAGAAGATCCTCCAAGAGGCCCAGGCCAACATGATGAAGGGCATTCCCAGTCTGGAGGTAGAAGAGAATCCAGCACTGCCGCCTGCTGCCAATGCTGAACAAGCTGACGTCCACAATCTTGCGGAGTCACCTACAG GAGACCTCCAGCCTGAGCCCAACTctgacaaaacagtgaaaaagggGCCTGAGAAACTTCTGAAGCCTTCGATGGAGAAACCAGCCAAGCCTGTGCTGGAGAGATCCTCCAAGACTGCCACCAAGCCGGCGCCTACTGATAGTCTTACCAAGCAGGGGTCTGAGAAGTCAAGCAAATCCCCACCGCCGCCTCCTCCGAGGAAGACCTACCCCACCTCGAGCTCAGGCATGACCACAACGCGCTCTGGTGAGGTGGTCTACACAAGCAGGAAGGGGTCTGTGTCGGCTCAG gagggtgaagaggaggTCCAACCTCCCACTCCCCAACCCAAGCCTGCCAAGGTTCCACCGGAGACCAAGCCGAAGCCTGCTACCCCTCCCCCTGTTACTGCTTCAGTTaccagagaagaggaggatgaaggggaCAAGATCATGGCAGAGCTCCAG GTTTTCCAGAAGTGCACAGTTAAGGATGTAGGGGCGAAAAATTTGGTAGAGCCCACCCCTCGAATTGAACCACAAATCAAAGAACTAAGACCAGGGGCATTATTGCCCCTCAAAgagaaaaag CAGAGCTCAGAGCCCATTCGAGAGGATAAAGATCCAGACACAGATGAAAACGGGAACACTACCATGCGACAGAGCCAAGGG GTCATATACTATGTGACTGGCCAGATTCCCAAAGATCATCCACCCCCATCAGGGACAGAGGAAACCCCCGAACACCAAGAGCCCACACAGCCTCCAACACAGGTGTCAAATGTCAATGTTAATGACAATTCTCCAAGccaggaacagcagcagcagcagccacagtctCCACCACCCAAATCTCCCCCACCTATAACACCACCACCTATATCTCCTAAGCCTGTGGGACTGAATGGATTCAAACTGCCAAAGAAGCAAGTTAAACGCTCTGAATCACTGAAAACCAGGGCAGAAATGGAGAGGGGAAAAATGCTCAACAAAattaacactgaaaagaaaagtaaaatcatCCAGGAGCAAGTTTCTTCCAGTAAGAATATAATACCTGAGCCTGTGGAAGCCACAACAAGTACATTAAAAGAGGTGCCTAAAAGTTCTGTTGCTCCAACTAATAAGGCTCCTAGTGAGGACAGTGAGCCACCTAAAGCTAACTGTGTGGATGAGGATGAGGGGGCTAGTCTTAGTCCTGATTTGCCTGGGGAAGAGGCACCTCCACCCCCAGACAACATTGCATTTATGATCACTAACACCAAGGTTCAGGCCCTGTCTTGTGGTGAGTACCAGGAACTGGTCAATGCCAAGAAAGGAACAGTCCAGACAGTTACTGTAGGTGGCGCTGCAAACCGAGGGAGCACAGCAGCAAGTCCCACTGAGCCACAGGATAATGGCTTCAACAAGAAGCctgtcatcatcatttttgATGAGCCCATGGACATCCGTTCAGCTTACAAGCGCCTGTCCACCATATTTGAATGTGAGGAGGAACTGGATAGGATGCTAGCAGAAGAGCGCATcgaggaggagagtgaggagtCGGACACAGAGCGGAATGGTGGGCTGCAGGTAAAAGCTGGAGGGACTGAAATGGTTGATGGCAAAAAAGCCAGCTCTGCACAGGGCTCTGCTGACCATGCCAGCTTATCATCCTCGTCTTCGTCTTCGATATCTGAACTAACAGACAGTGGAATAAACTTAGAGTCCAATGGAGACGTCAAGCAGGACAGTAAGAAGAAGTTCAAGTTTAGGTTTCCCAAGAAACAGCTAGCAGCTCTGACCCAGGCGATCCGCACAGGCACCAAGTCAGGCAAGAAGACTCTACAGGTTGTTGTGTATGAAGACGAGGAGGAATCAGATGGTACTATCAGGCAGCACAAGGAAGCAAAGAGATTTGAGATTGTGCGTTCAAAATCTTTAGCAGACTCCCCCAAGACAAGTTCGGCTGTGCTGAAGAGGCAGAGCTCCGAATCCCTCTGCAGGACAGATGAGATCCGGAAGAACACCTACAAGACACTGGACAGCCTAGAGCAGACCATCAAACAGCTGGAGACTACAATTAGTGAGATGGGACCACGCTCCCCTGAGGAGCCAGTCTCTGTGGAGGAGGCTAAAGCAGGGAATGGGAAAAGCTCAGAAGGAGTGGGGCTGAAGAGGTCTTCCTCTCTCCCTACCTCCAGAGGGTCAGGCCCTAAGGTACCCAGCAAAAATTCCTTGCAGAAGAAGACTAAACCTCAGCTCCTTCCTCGCCCTGTAGTCGTCcctactactaccactaccaCCGCTTCCACCACTACCACTGTCCCCAGTGCCCCCAGCACCATACAACAG AACACCAGTGTCGCTTCCCCTACTAGTCGGATGCCCGTCCCTTTGTCTGCGAAGTCCAGGCAGTCGCCGAGTACTACTGACAAAGcaggaaaacagcaaaaactgcAGGACGCTCAGAGGCAGTTCCGACAG GCTAACGGAAGTGCTAAAAGAGTGGGAGGGGATCATAAAACTACTTCCCCTACTATACCCATCTCTAAAATCCCTGCTTTTTATCCTAGCTCTACTAAAGGCAGCTCCCAGTCTGCACAAAACTCAGATGCTACTAATCCTATTaacccttcctcctcctcttcttctttgacAAAGTCCTCTATCCTGTCCTCTCACACTCCACGTTCTGgttccctcccctcctcccacaTCCCCTCCCTGTCTAACGGATCCCTCAAACTCCCCACACCCTCACAGCACACAGGTAAAGCTCTCTCGTTCTCCTCGCAGACTCAGAATGGTCGAGtgcactcctcctcctcctcttcattctcctcctcctcctcatcctcctcctcctccccctcccctctgtcGCCCACACCTTTGGGCCCAGGTGGAAAGAGCATCCGCACCATACACACCCCCAGCTTCACCAGCTACAGGTCCCACAACGGCAGCAGTGGCAAATCCTGCATCccaacagccacagcagctaAGGACACTACTTAG